From Populus trichocarpa isolate Nisqually-1 chromosome 19, P.trichocarpa_v4.1, whole genome shotgun sequence, a single genomic window includes:
- the LOC7498132 gene encoding protein TIC110, chloroplastic, with product MNPSLLASSPSTPFLSPIPLKLTPSSLTLPKRHRFLVSFPRSSAAETPSTVTLESKPDNVFGGKRELTGIQPIVSNLSPTLRLASSAIILAGALAAGYGLGTKFGGGSRNLALGGAAVAGAAGGAVVYALNSAVPEVAAINLHNYVSGFDDPIQVSKEEIEGIAKKYGVSKQDEAFNAELCDLYSRFVSSVLPPGGEELKGNEVETIINFKNALGIDDPDAASMHVELGRRIFRQRLETGDRDGDVEQRRAFQKLIYVSTLVFGEASSFLLPWKRVFKVTDSQVEIAIRDNAQRLYSSKLKSVGKDIDVEQLVSLRQAQISCRLSDELAEDLFRQRTRKLAEKNISAALDRLKSRTRTVQDVVKVVEELDKILAFNNKLISLKNHEDAASFACGVGPVSVSGGEYDSERKIDDLKLLYRAYVTDTLSGGRMEEHKLAALNQLKNIFGLGKREAESITLDITSKVYRKRLAQAVSSGDLEFADSKAAFLQNLCEELHFDPQKATEIHEEIYRQKLQQCAADGELSDEDVKALTRLRVMLCIPQQTIDAAHSDICGSLFERVVKDAIASGVDGYDADVKKAVRKAAHGLRLTREAAMSIAGKAVRRIFLNFVKQARMAENRTEGAKALRKLIAFNSLVVTELVADIKGESSDTPPEEPSKVEDKKIEEDDEWDDEGWESLETLRKIRPSEEVAAKMGKPGQAEINLKDDLSERERTDLYKTYLLYCLTGEVTRIPFGAQITTKKDDSEYLLLNQLGGILGLTVKEIVEVHRSLAEQAFRQQAEVILADGQLTKARIEQLNDLQKQVGLPPEYAQKVIKNITTTKMAAALETAINRGRLNMKQIRELKEASIDFNSMVSEKLRENLYKKTVDEIFSSGTGEFDEEEVYEKIPVDLNINVEKAKGVVHELARSRLSNSLIQAVGLLRQRNQQGVVSTLNDLLACDKAVPSETLTWEVPEELADLYTIYMKNNPAPEKLSRLQHLLGISDSTATALGETEDSMFSVGAEEEKFVF from the exons ATGAACCCTTCTCTCCTCGCTTCTTCACCTTCCACTCCTTTCCTCTCCCCAATCCCTCTCAAGCTCACTCCTTCCTCTCTAACCCTCCCTAAACGCCACCGTTTTCTCGTCTCCTTCCCCCGCAGCTCCGCCGCCGAAACCCCCTCCACCGTCACCTTAGAATCAAAACCCGATAATGTTTTTGGAGGAAAGAGAGAGCTAACAGGTATTCAACCTATAGTGAGTAATCTCTCGCCGACGCTAAGATTGGCGAGCTCGGCGATAATCCTAGCTGGAGCTTTAGCTGCTGGGTATGGTTTAGGGACTAAGTTCGGTGGCGGGTCTCGGAATTTGGCACTTGGCGGTGCTGCTGTGGCCGGGGCAGCTGGTGGGGCGGTTGTTTATGCATTGAATTCGGCTGTTCCGGAGGTTGCGGCGATAAATTTGCACAATTATGTTTCTGGGTTTGATGATCCCATTCAAGTTAGTAAAGAGGAGATTGAAGGCATTGCTAAAAA ATATGGTGTGAGCAAGCAAGATGAGGCATTTAATGCGGAGCTTTGTGATTTATACAGTCG GTTTGTGTCCTCTGTCCTTCCTCCTGGGGGTGAAGAGCTTAAAGGGAATGAAGTTGaaacaatcattaattttaaaaatgctttggGCATTGACGACCCAGATGCTGCTAGCATGCATGTGGAG CTTGGGAGGCGGATTTTCAGGCAAAGGCTTGAAACCGGGGATCGTGATGGAGATGTAGAGCAGCGTCGG GCATTTCAGAAATTGATATATGTTTCAACTCTTGTTTTTGGAGAAGCATCGTCTTTTCTTTTACCTTGGAAACGTGTTTTCAAGGTCACCGATTctcag GTTGAAATTGCTATTCGTGATAATGCCCAGAGGTTGTATTCTTCAAAGCTAAAATCAGTTGGAAAag atattgatgtggAACAGCTTGTTAGCCTTAGACAAGCACAGATTTCTTGTCGACTTTCAGATGAG CTTGCAGAGGACTTATTTAGGCAGCGCACAAGAAAACTGGCTGAGAAAAATATTTCAGCAGCACTTGATAGACTGAAATCTAGGACAAGAACAGT CCAGGATGTTGTGAAAGTTGTGGAAGAGCTTGATAAGATACTGGCATTCAACAACAAGCTTATTTCATTAAAGAACCATGAGGATGCAGCTTCATTTGCCTGCGGAGTTGGTCCAGTTTCTGTATCAG GTGGTGAGTATGACAGTGAGAGAAAGATAGATGATTTGAAGCTTCTTTATAGGGCATATGTTACAGATACTTTATCTGGTGGTCGCATGGAAGAACATAAG ctTGCTGCATTAAATCAATTGAAGAATATATTTGGCTTAGGTAAAAGGGAGGCAGAATCAATTACGCTTGACATCACTTCAAAGGTATATCGTAAACGGCTTGCACAGGCTGTTTCAAGTGGTGATTTAGAATTTGCTGATAGCAAAGCAGCCTTCCTACAAAATCTCTGTGAGGAGTTGCACTTTGATCCACAAAAAGCCACTGAGATTCATGAAG AAATTTACAGGCAAAAGCTTCAGCAGTGTGCAGCTGATGGAGAGTTGAGTGACGAGGATGTTAAAGCGCTGACTCGTTTGAGAGTCATGCTCTGTATTCCCCAGCAAACTATCGATGCAGCTCATTCTGATATCTGTGGCAGTTTATTTGAAAgg GTGGTTAAAGATGCAATTGCATCAGGGGTTGATGGCTATGATGCTGATGTTAAGAAGGCTGTAAGAAAGGCTGCTCATGGCTTACGCTTAACACGGGAGGCTGCCATGTCCATTGCTGGCAAAGCG GTTCGAAGGATTTTCTTAAACTTTGTAAAGCAAGCACGGATGGCTGAAAACCGTACTGAGGGTGCTAAAGCACTAAGGAAATTGATTGCCTTCAATTCATTGGTGGTGACTGAACTGGTGGCTGACATAAAAGGGGAATCTTCTGATACCCCACCAGAAGAGCCTAGTAAGGTGGAagacaagaaaattgaagaggaTGACGAATGGGATGACGAGGGATGGGAGTCCCTTGAGACACTTAGGAAAATAAGACCGAGTGAGGAGGTTGCTGCAAAGATGGGCAAGCCTGGCCAGGCTGAGATAAATCTTAAAGATGACCTTTCTGAAAGAGAGAGGACTGACCTCTACAAGACATATCTACTTTACTGCCTAACCGGGGAAGTTACCAGAATTCCGTTTGGTGCTCAAATCACCACGAAGAAGGATGATTCAGAATACCTTTTGCTGAATCAGCTTGGTGGAATTTTGGGTTTGACTGTAAAGGAAATTGTGGAAGTCCACAGGAGCCTAGCTGAGCAGGCTTTTAGACAACAAGCTGAGGTCATTTTAGCTGATGGACAATTGACAAAAGCCAGGATAGAGCAGCTCAATGACTTGCAGAAGCAAGTTGGCTTGCCACCCGAGTATGCACAGAAGGTGATAAAGAACATTACAACTACAAAAATGGCAGCTGCTCTTGAAACTGCTATCAATCGAGGGAGGCTCAATATGAAACAGATAAGAGAGCTGAAGGAAGCAAGTATTGACTTCAACAGCATGGTATCTGAAAAGTTGCGAGAAAACCTGTACAAGAAAACTGTTGATGAAATTTTCTCATCTGGCACTGGGGAGTTTGACGAGGAGGAAGTCTATGAGAAAATCCCAGTAGATCTTAACATTAATGTCGAGAAGGCTAAAGGGGTTGTCCATGAGCTTGCACGGAGTAGACTGTCAAACTCACTGATTCAGGCTGTGGGGCTACTAAGGCAGAGAAATCAACAAGGAGTG GTTTCCACTCTTAATGACTTGCTGGCTTGTGATAAAGCCGTGCCTTCTGAGACATTGACATGGGAGGTGCCTGAGGAGCTAGCTGATTTGTACACCATCTACATGAAAAATAACCCAGCACCAGAAAAACTGTCCCGTCTGCAGCATCTGCTGGGCATAAGCGATTCAACTGCCACTGCTCTTGGAGAGACGGAAGATAGCATGTTCTCAGTTGGGGCAGAGGAAGAAAAGTTTGTGTTCTAA